In Perognathus longimembris pacificus isolate PPM17 unplaced genomic scaffold, ASM2315922v1 HiC_scaffold_5346, whole genome shotgun sequence, one genomic interval encodes:
- the LOC125345147 gene encoding vomeronasal type-1 receptor 1-like has protein sequence MTQGDLVMGVIFLTQTTAGILGNFTLLCFYSYILLTGQKVRPTDPILNHLVFANNLVVLSRGIPQTMAGFGWKNFLDDSGCKVVLYFFRVARGVSLNDTCFLSGFQVTKLCTQNSWWKISTRFPKCFGICCSLFWILQLLLNVYVPLNVTGPRYKQNVSLHMHYRYCSIVPPQPLGTLLHVVLFFSIDVICLVFMIWASVSVVLVLHRHKERVRHIYNAFSSRRPDHESRATRTILTLVSILVSFYCLSAICTLCVGLSRKPDLWLMDISVFLGTGFSILSPFVLISQDTRVTQGFYFSTKKPSS, from the coding sequence ATGACTCAAGGAGACTTGGTAATGGGGGTTATCTTCCTCACTCAGACTACAGCAGGCATCCTGGGGAACTTCACTCTCCTTTGTTTTtacagctacatcctgctcactGGACAGAAGGTGAGGCCCACAGACCCCATCCTCAACCATCTGGTTTTTGCCAACAACTTGGTTGTTTTATCCAGAGGGATACCTCAGACAATGGCAGGCTTTGGATGGAAGAACTTCCTGGATGATTCTGGATGTAAagttgttttatatttcttcagaGTAGCCAGAGGGGTTTCTCTGAATGACACCTGCTTTCTGAGTGGCTTTCAGGTCACAAAGCTTTGCACTCAAAATTCTTGGTGGAAGATCAGCACTAGATTCCCCAAATGCTTTGGTATCTGTTGTTCCCTTTTCTGGATCCTGCAGCTCCTGCTAAATGTTTATGTGCCTCTGAACGTGACTGGCCCAAGATACAAGCAAAATGTAAGTCTGCATATGCATTATAGATACTGTTCCATAGTTCCACCACAACCATTGGGCACTTTATTACATGTAGTCTTATTCTTTTCCATTGATGTTATATGCTTGGTTTTCATGATCTGGGCCAGTGTCTCCGTGGTCCTTGTCCTGCATAGACACAAGGAGAGGGTCCGACACATTTACAACGCTTTTTCCTCCCGAAGACCTGACCACGAGTCCAGGGCCACACGCACCATCCTGACCCTGGTGAGCATTTTAGTCTCCTTCTACTGCCTCTCTGCCATTTGCACGCTTTGTGTTGGTCTTAGTAGGAAGCCTGACCTGTGGCTAATGGACATTTCTGTGTTCCTGGGTACAGGCTTCTCCATattgagcccctttgtgctcatcaGCCAAGACACTCGTGTCACTCAGGGCTTTTATTTTAGCACTAAAAAACCATCTTCATAA